AGCAGAGAAAGTAGTTTTACCAGAACCTTGGAGTCCGGCCATTAAAATAACCGATGGGTTGCCTTTTAGTTTTAATTCTACTTTTTCTGAACCCATTAAAGCTGTTAATTCGTCGTGAACAATTTTAACTAACATTTGTCCAGGACGAACTGACTTTAACACTTCCATGCCTAAAGCCTTTTCTTTTACTTTATCTGTAAAAGATTTTGCAATTTTATAGTTAACGTCGGCATCGAGTAAAGCTCTACGTATTTCTTTAAGGGTTTCGGCAACATTTACTTCGGTTATTTTTCCTTCACCTTTAAGAATTCGAAACGATTTTTCTAACTTGTCGGTTAAATTTTCAAACATATGCGTAAATTTGTAAGATTATGCAAAAATAAGTATTTTAACTGTTTTAAATTATGTCAATGTAAAAAAATAATAGCAAAAAATTGGTTCTATTACAAAAAAATGTTAATTTAGATTTAGTTTTAGGCAACTAAAAGATGCTTGGAATTGTCTTATAAAAGAATAAAACCAAAATGCAAAAACATAAAGAAAACAGCAACATATTGCCAAACAATGCTACATGGGAAGATATCTATAAAAAATACTCCCGGAAAATGTATGCAGTATGTTTGCGATATGCGCGTAAACCCGAAGAAGCTGAAGACATTTTGCACGATGGTTTTATGAAAGTTTTTTCTTGCTTAGATGAGTATAAAAATTTAGGTTCTTTTGAAGGCTGGATTCGCAGAATTATGGTAAATACTGCCATTAAAGCATACCGAAAGTATAGTAGTCGGTGGTTCCCTATTGACGAACAATATACAGAAATAGAATCTTCTGAGGTATGTATTGAAGATGACATAGCACTCGATGAATTGCTAAAACATATCAATAGCATGCCCGATGGATATCGATTGGTTTTTAATATGTATGTAATAGAAGGGTATAAGCATAGTGAAATAGCAGAGATTCTTGGTATATCCGAATCTACTTCAAAAACACAACTCTTAAAAGCAAGAAATTACCTAAAAAATAAAATAGGAGTAAAAATCTATGAAAAAGTTTAACGATAACGATTTTGATAAGTTCTTTCGAGACAAGTTTTATGAACTTGAGCAAGAACCACCTATTTCTGTTTTTAATCGTTTAAACAAAAATATTACATCTGAAAATACGATAAAACCTTTCAACAAATATTTTTGGTTAGGTGGACTTTCTTTAGCTATTATTACATTCATATTTATTTTTAATTCATTTAATACCCCCAATGATACCATCGTTTCTAAAGATAAGCCCCAAGAAAATAAAATTTCAAACTTTGTGCAATCATATTCAATTGATACTCATTCAATAGCTCAAGAACAAAATATTAAAAATCCCCCCAAAAGTACAATAGCATTAATTCAAAAACAAACAAATAGCATTAAGGCATCAAAAGAAGAAAATAATTATATTAACAATACCCCTATTCCAAGTAATTCTATTGAAAACTCCATTTCAAAACAGATCACTCAATACTTTTATCGAACAAATATAAAAGCGGCTAGTTGCCACCAAGCCAATGGTAAAGCTAGTATTAAATGTGAACATAATTCTTCTGTTCAATTTTATTGGGCTGACATGAATAAAGTATCTAATGAACTTGATAATCTAAAAAGTGGCACATATACTGTTTATGCAAAAATTGAAAAGCAAATTCTCGACACCCTATTAATAACAATTCCCGATAGTGGTAATGTAATAGCAGACTTCAAAATATATGATATTATGCTTGGTAATGAATTTATGACCATTTTTGAAAATCAATCTAAAATTGACAAAAAAATATGGAAAGAAGCTAAAAATATGCATTTTTACTGGAGTTTTGGCGATGGCACCTATTCTAATCTGGCAGAACCAGAACACAGTTATCAAAATTCTGGTTCTTATCAAGTTAAATTAACCTTAACCAGTTCACATGGTTGTCGCGATAGTATTACAAAATCTTATATTGTTACCATACCTCAGAATTTTGCTGAAATACCCAATATTTTTTCACCCAATAATGATGGAATTAACGATTACTTTCAACCTACCTATTATGATATGCAAACCATAGAATGCAGTATATTTTCAAGAAATGGTGAACTCATATATGAATGGAAAGAAATTGATGGCAAATGGGATGGAAAAATTAGAAATTCAAATCAAATTGCAAGTCCTGGTACTTATTATTACATATTAAAGGGCATAACTAAAAAAGGCAAACAAGTTTTACACAAAGGAATGGTTCAGCTAGTTCTTTAATCATTATACATTTTACGTTATTTTTTGGAGTTATTTATAAGTAAAAACTTAATTGAGTTTAAAAAATGTTCTGAATTTAGTGGTTTTGTAAAATATTCAACAAATCCATTATTTAAAATTTTTTCTTTATCGGTATTAAATGAATAGGCGGTTTGAGCAACAAATGGCACATTATTATATTCGGGGAATTTTTTGCGAATTTCTTTTTGAAGCGATATACCTTCCCATTGATTTGGTAAATTAATATCTAAAATAACTATATCATAAGGCTTTTTTGACTTTTCAATTATTGAAATTGCCTCATTACCATCTTTTACCCAATCAACCATAGCAACAGATTCGACTATTGTTTTAATATACAAAGCATTGAAATCGTCATCTTCGACAAGCAATATTTTTGCATCAGGAATGTCTTTATTATCTTGAACAAATGAAGGAGTTGTTTGTTTTTCAATATTTACTTCAGAAGCCGGTAAAATAATATTTACAGTTGTACCAAAATTTTTCTTACTCGAAAGTTCTAATCTTCCTCCCATAAGCTTAATCATACGCTGCGATAATGGTAAACCTAAACCAGCTCCCTGATATAAGCGATTATAGCCCATACTTTCTTGCCTAAAAGTTTCAAAAACATTTGGTAGATATGACTCATCTATTCCGATACCGGTATCGGAAACCGAAATCATAACTTCTTTACCATTTGATATAACCGAAGTGGATATTTCTATTTTTCCTTTTTCGGTATATTTTACGGCATTATCTAAAATATCGACTAAGACTTTAAATGTTAAATCTTTATCGCATTTCATTTTAGGAACTTCACCTAAGATATACGAAAGTTCTAATTTTTTTTCGTTTATTCTAAATACAAACAAATCGCCTACTTTGCGAACTAATTGATTCGGATTACAAGAATCGATATGCGGTATAATATCATTTGCTTGAACCCTACTTAAATCTATGATATTATTGAGTAAATTAAAAAGTCGGTTACTACTTTGAGCTATACCATCGACAAATTTTTCTATTTCGGGATTCGTATTGCTAATTCTACTTTTTAATACCTCTGTTAAGCCAATAATAGCGCTTAAAGGTGTTCTTATTTCATGATTAATATTAGCAAGAAAAGCATCTTTTAAATAATTTGATTCTTCTGCTTTTTTAAGAGCTATTTCGAGCTTTTGCAAGGTTTCTTCTTTTATTTGCATTTCTTTTTCAAGCTCCTCTGTTCGTTCTTTTACTCTTTGTTCTAACTCATCATTTACCGTTATAAGTTCCTCGTTAATTTTTTCAATATGAATATTTTTCTCTTCAATAGCTAAACGAGCTTTTAAGCCTATTTTATATCGAATAAATAAAATAAGTAAAATTGAAAAAACACTAACTAAAATAATAAGCAATATATATTTAAATGTAAGTTCATTACGTAGTTTTTCGAGCGACTTCTGATTTTCTAAACGCAATTCATTTATTTCTTGTTCTTTTTGTTCCGAATTTACAATATATTCTAATTCTAATGCTTTGTGAGCTGTTTCTTCGTTAAAAATAGAATCAGATAGCTCTTTTGCTTTTTTAAAGTATATAAAAGCATTTTTAAAATCTTTACTTTTTTCGTAAAAGAGTGAAATTGTTTCATAATAATTTCGCCTTATATCTAATATAGAAGAATTATTTTTTAACTTTAATTCTACCTCACTTAAGTATTCTTTTGCTTTGGGTAAATTATTAGTTAATGTATAAATTCTTAATAAAGCTAATAAATCGCGAATAATATTTTCTTGATCATTATTCTGAGTTCTTAAAATTAACGATTCTTTAAACCATTTTTCAGCATTTGTGTAATCGCCTTGATCTATATAAAGCTCTGCAATATTTCCGTAACTATTGGGTAGTGTTCTTATATCGCCAATTGATTTTTTTAATTCAATCGACTGCAAAAAATAGGAAAGAGCTTTATCAAAACTTTTTATTCTTTTATAAATAATTCCTATATTATTAAGAGTAAAAGCTAAATTACGTTTATCGTTTAATTGTATATATACTTCTTTAGCTTTAATAAAATAATCAAAAGCCTTATCATAATTTCCTTGTTCTTTATTGATTAATCCTAAATTATTATAACATTGGGCTATACGAGACTGATTTTTTGATTTTAATGCATATTTATAAGCCTTATTAAAACTATTTAGGGCTTCAGTATATAATGACCAATCTTGATAAATTGCACCTATACGATTATAAATTAAGGATAATTTATCGAAGTTGTTTTGTTTATAGTATAAATTTTTTAAAATATTTAAATACAATAAGCTTTCTTTTCTATTACCCATGTAATAATATGCTAGCGATAAGGAATTAAGAACAGATTCGTTACTTGCTAAATCATTTATTTTTTCGGTATAAACATATAATTCTTTACCAATAGTAACAGCTTTATTTGGAGAATGATATGACCATTTGGATAATGAATCGACATATGTTTTATACTTAAGCGTATCGAATGAATATGCGTAAACAATAACGTTTCCGATTAGAAAAATAATTGCAATAAGATATTTAAATAAATTAATAAATTGCATATTATGATAAACAATAAATTTAGTGTGATAAAAATACAAATTTTTTTGATAAAAAAATTATATAAATCTTTTTTTTGAAAAATTTAACATGAGAGGTAAAAATAAACATTTAATATTAAATGTTTATATTCATAAAGATATTGCTTAAACAAATTATGGTTTATAAAGATCTAAGTAAACAGGATAATGATCGCTAAAACCTCCGTTAAATTTAAATCCTACATATGTTCTAAAAGGCTTGACACCAATAAATGCTTCATCTTTTTCTGATAAAAAATCGGCATTAAAAGTTCGTGCGTTATCTGGAGTAGTGTAAATCGAATTGTTTTTATTTAAGAGTGATCCCGAAACGATAAGTTGATCAATAAGTCCCCATTGTCCCTGAAATTTTAAGCTTCCCATACCTTTTACTTCTTTCATATACCACGCTAAATTATATAATTCTCCAGGTTGCGGATTTTCATATTTAGTTTGTGCTCGTAAAACATCGGTAATACTAGAATTATCGGGTTCGTCATTAAAATCTCCCATAATAATAATATTAGCGTTCCAATTAGTTCTAAAAATTGAATCGACTTTTGAACGTAATATACTAGCAACAAATTGTCTATTTCTATCCGATTCACTTTGTCCGCCCAAACGCGAAGGCCAATGATTCATAAAAATATGTAAAGTATCGTCAAAATTAGTAACTCCTTTTACATACATGATATCGCGTGTTTTTTTGGTAGTATCCCAAGGGAATTGAACTTTGTAAAAGGTTTGAGATAAAAGGATAAATTTTTCTTTTCTATAAATCATTGCAACGTCAATACCTCTATTATCGGGCGACTCTTTGTGTACTAAGCCGTAATTTCGCCATTTAAATGGAGTGCTTTTTAGTAAATCTTCCATCACAAATCGATTTTCAATTTCGCAAAAACCAATAATTTCAGGTAATTCCCACCCCCCCATAGCGGCAATTACTTTGTAAATTTTCTTTTGTTTTTCTTTATATTTTTCCCATGTCCAATGTCTTGCACCATTAGGAGTAAACTCATCATCTTGTTTTAATGAATCATCAAAAGGATCGAAATAATTTTCTACATTGTATGATACAATTCTAAAAAAGCCTCTGTTTTCAACGTAATCAATCTTTTTTGTATGCTCTTCTACAACAACTTTGTTGCTTGAACAAGCTACAAATATTAAAAAAAGTTGAATAAAAATAAATAATTTATTCATAAAACTTCTGTAGTTCGCCATTAATATAAACTGATTCTATAACATGGTTACCAAAACTATAAGGGATATATTCATACGACGGTATAGGCTTCGTAATAATAAAATTAGCTGCTTTTCCAAGAGCGATGCTTCCATGTGTATCAGAAACTCCCATAGCATAAGCAGTATTGATAGTACAAGCATTGATAGCCTCTTCGGGTAATAATTTATAGCGAATACATGCCATAGAAAGTACTAGATTCATATTACCTGAAGGAGACGACCCTGGATTATAATCAGATGCAAATGCAATAGGCAAACCGGCATCTATCATTTTACGAGCTGGGGCTAATGGCATATTTAAAAAGAAAGCTGCTCCTGGTAATACTGTTGGCATCGTATCGGATTGAAGTAATAGTTGAATATCTTCATCGCTTGTATATTCGATATGATCTACAGATAATGCATTATATTTTACTCCAACTTCAATTCCACCAGAATGGTCGAGTTCATTGGCATGTATTTTAGCTCTTAAACCATATTTCAATCCCGCCATTAAAATACGCTCAGTTTGTTCTGGTGTAAAGAAACCTTTATCGCAAAAAACATCAATAAAATCTGCTAAATCTTCGCCTGCAATAACCGGTATCATTTCATTTATAATTACATCAACATATTCGTCCGGTTCTTCTTTATATTTTGGTGGGATTGCATGGGCACCTAAAAATGTAGCTTTTATCTTAATGGGAAATGTTTCCTTTAAACGTTGTATTACTCTAAGCATTTTGATTTCTGCTTCTGGCGTTAAACCATATCCACTTTTAATTTCGACAGCACCTGTGCCAAGAGCCATAATCTCTTTTATTCTCAACGAGGTTTGCTCAAAAAGCTCATTTTCTGATGTCTGCTGCAATAATGCTGCACTATTTAATATACCACCACCACGTTTGGCTATTTCTTCATAGGTTAATCCCTTTATTTTATCTACAAATTCTTTTTCGCGACTACCTGCATATACAATATGAGTATGTGAATCGCAATATGTAGGTAAAATAATTTTATCTGTTGCATCTATTATTTTATCCGACATTGTAAAATAACGTTCCCTACCCGACGCCAATTCGTCCATTTTGCCAAAATCTCTGATACGTCCTGATTCTACGTATAGAAATGCATCTTTAATTATGGGAAGTTTAGACATTTGCTTACCCGCTATATATTGCTTGGGCTTTGATTCTGCTTGGATAAGTTGTTTAATATTTATTATCAAAAAGTTCATAACATAAGTTGTAAAAAACAAAAGTACAAAAATATAATTAATTATTATTGCTATTTATGTATAACTTTTAAACTTTTGTTTAAGCCCTTTAATTGATATTGAACTATATATAAACCTTTATCAAGTGAAGGTGTTTGAACTGATATTAATAATTCATCATTAAAAAGTTTTCTATAAGTAGTAAATACTTTACGTCCCATTAAATCATAAATATGAATCTCTAAATTCCCATTATATTCTCCTTGCAAACTCAATATCAATTCATTATCAATCCAAGAATAGGGTTTTATATTAAAATTATTTAAATTTGCTTCTTCAATTCCAATAAATGGTGTTTGTTGTACTGCCAATTTAAGGGTTACAGGTAAATGATCGGACATATTAGCCAATGCTGTAAGCACATTCGAAGGTACAGAATAATTGGCTGGATTATCAACACTTTGATTAAAATGATTTCCATCTTGACCTATTACTTTGTATGAGTTTGCAACATATTTAACTTTATACAAATTATTCATTATTGAAAAAGATGCTAAAATAAAATCAAAACGATCGTCTAAGCCCCCCCCCGATGTACAACCATTTGAATTAAGTTGAACAGCCTGAGTATGATATAAAGCAAAGCTTGAATTATTATTCCAATTTCCTAATTTATTTACCGGATCGTAAAAACGAACATTCATATTACTATAATTAATTAAATTTTGAAAAGCGGTTTCGGTACTACTTTGTACATTAAAGTCGCCCATTAAAATGGTGTTTTTACTATTTCCCAAACTATTTAAATAATTCATAATAACACTCGTTTCTTGTGCCCTTTGATCCTGATCGCTGGTTGTGCTACCAGCTTTAAGATGAGCTTGCATAACACGTATAAAAACCGTATCATGATTGTTTTGCATTTCCTGACTATTGTAATAAAGATTTAAAATAATAACGTCTCGCAAATCGGTTTGTAAGTAATTTGTAGAATATAGTTTTAACTTTTTATTATTGTAAAAAATTGAACTTACAATATCAGAATTGCTAGAGTTAATATATTGAATTCGTGAGTATGTTTTTATACCATTGGTATTTAAAATACTATCTAAAATAAGCTGAATGGTTGCATTAGAAGCATGTATTTCATTAAAGCCAACTATATCGGGCAATACATAAGACGTTATCGTTTTTAAATAACTTATTTTATCGTTAACATTATTATTCGATTGGGTACAGTATGAAGTATTATTATTGAAATTAAGCAAATTATAAGTCATTACCGTCAATGTATCTTGGGCTTTTATACCTAAACTAAAAACAACCATACTTGTAATAAAAATCACTTTTCTCATAACATAAATATTTAAGATCTAACAAAATGAGGCATTTCAATAGGTATTACCAAGGATAATTCTAATAATCCTGCCACTTCATTTTTAGCATTATACCAAGGAGTTTGATATATAAGCTTTTTGACACCATTTTTTTCGATAGTATAAACATTGGTCTCTTTATTTGATAATAAAGATTGAATTTTTTCCCAAGAATTTAATGAATGACAATCTTTTAGGTTCGAACCTAATAATGGTTTATCTTTCTGAAAAGTTGCTCTTGACTTATCATTCATATAAATAATATTGCCTTCTTTATCGCTGATAGTTATGGCAAAATTTAAATATTCAAAATAG
The window above is part of the Bacteroidales bacterium genome. Proteins encoded here:
- a CDS encoding gliding motility-associated C-terminal domain-containing protein; translation: MKKFNDNDFDKFFRDKFYELEQEPPISVFNRLNKNITSENTIKPFNKYFWLGGLSLAIITFIFIFNSFNTPNDTIVSKDKPQENKISNFVQSYSIDTHSIAQEQNIKNPPKSTIALIQKQTNSIKASKEENNYINNTPIPSNSIENSISKQITQYFYRTNIKAASCHQANGKASIKCEHNSSVQFYWADMNKVSNELDNLKSGTYTVYAKIEKQILDTLLITIPDSGNVIADFKIYDIMLGNEFMTIFENQSKIDKKIWKEAKNMHFYWSFGDGTYSNLAEPEHSYQNSGSYQVKLTLTSSHGCRDSITKSYIVTIPQNFAEIPNIFSPNNDGINDYFQPTYYDMQTIECSIFSRNGELIYEWKEIDGKWDGKIRNSNQIASPGTYYYILKGITKKGKQVLHKGMVQLVL
- a CDS encoding PAS domain-containing protein produces the protein MIENYFEYLNFAITISDKEGNIIYMNDKSRATFQKDKPLLGSNLKDCHSLNSWEKIQSLLSNKETNVYTIEKNGVKKLIYQTPWYNAKNEVAGLLELSLVIPIEMPHFVRS
- a CDS encoding endonuclease — its product is MNKLFIFIQLFLIFVACSSNKVVVEEHTKKIDYVENRGFFRIVSYNVENYFDPFDDSLKQDDEFTPNGARHWTWEKYKEKQKKIYKVIAAMGGWELPEIIGFCEIENRFVMEDLLKSTPFKWRNYGLVHKESPDNRGIDVAMIYRKEKFILLSQTFYKVQFPWDTTKKTRDIMYVKGVTNFDDTLHIFMNHWPSRLGGQSESDRNRQFVASILRSKVDSIFRTNWNANIIIMGDFNDEPDNSSITDVLRAQTKYENPQPGELYNLAWYMKEVKGMGSLKFQGQWGLIDQLIVSGSLLNKNNSIYTTPDNARTFNADFLSEKDEAFIGVKPFRTYVGFKFNGGFSDHYPVYLDLYKP
- a CDS encoding sigma-70 family RNA polymerase sigma factor, producing the protein MQKHKENSNILPNNATWEDIYKKYSRKMYAVCLRYARKPEEAEDILHDGFMKVFSCLDEYKNLGSFEGWIRRIMVNTAIKAYRKYSSRWFPIDEQYTEIESSEVCIEDDIALDELLKHINSMPDGYRLVFNMYVIEGYKHSEIAEILGISESTSKTQLLKARNYLKNKIGVKIYEKV
- a CDS encoding T9SS type A sorting domain-containing protein, with translation MRKVIFITSMVVFSLGIKAQDTLTVMTYNLLNFNNNTSYCTQSNNNVNDKISYLKTITSYVLPDIVGFNEIHASNATIQLILDSILNTNGIKTYSRIQYINSSNSDIVSSIFYNNKKLKLYSTNYLQTDLRDVIILNLYYNSQEMQNNHDTVFIRVMQAHLKAGSTTSDQDQRAQETSVIMNYLNSLGNSKNTILMGDFNVQSSTETAFQNLINYSNMNVRFYDPVNKLGNWNNNSSFALYHTQAVQLNSNGCTSGGGLDDRFDFILASFSIMNNLYKVKYVANSYKVIGQDGNHFNQSVDNPANYSVPSNVLTALANMSDHLPVTLKLAVQQTPFIGIEEANLNNFNIKPYSWIDNELILSLQGEYNGNLEIHIYDLMGRKVFTTYRKLFNDELLISVQTPSLDKGLYIVQYQLKGLNKSLKVIHK
- a CDS encoding imidazolonepropionase, whose protein sequence is MNFLIINIKQLIQAESKPKQYIAGKQMSKLPIIKDAFLYVESGRIRDFGKMDELASGRERYFTMSDKIIDATDKIILPTYCDSHTHIVYAGSREKEFVDKIKGLTYEEIAKRGGGILNSAALLQQTSENELFEQTSLRIKEIMALGTGAVEIKSGYGLTPEAEIKMLRVIQRLKETFPIKIKATFLGAHAIPPKYKEEPDEYVDVIINEMIPVIAGEDLADFIDVFCDKGFFTPEQTERILMAGLKYGLRAKIHANELDHSGGIEVGVKYNALSVDHIEYTSDEDIQLLLQSDTMPTVLPGAAFFLNMPLAPARKMIDAGLPIAFASDYNPGSSPSGNMNLVLSMACIRYKLLPEEAINACTINTAYAMGVSDTHGSIALGKAANFIITKPIPSYEYIPYSFGNHVIESVYINGELQKFYE
- a CDS encoding tetratricopeptide repeat protein, whose amino-acid sequence is MQFINLFKYLIAIIFLIGNVIVYAYSFDTLKYKTYVDSLSKWSYHSPNKAVTIGKELYVYTEKINDLASNESVLNSLSLAYYYMGNRKESLLYLNILKNLYYKQNNFDKLSLIYNRIGAIYQDWSLYTEALNSFNKAYKYALKSKNQSRIAQCYNNLGLINKEQGNYDKAFDYFIKAKEVYIQLNDKRNLAFTLNNIGIIYKRIKSFDKALSYFLQSIELKKSIGDIRTLPNSYGNIAELYIDQGDYTNAEKWFKESLILRTQNNDQENIIRDLLALLRIYTLTNNLPKAKEYLSEVELKLKNNSSILDIRRNYYETISLFYEKSKDFKNAFIYFKKAKELSDSIFNEETAHKALELEYIVNSEQKEQEINELRLENQKSLEKLRNELTFKYILLIILVSVFSILLILFIRYKIGLKARLAIEEKNIHIEKINEELITVNDELEQRVKERTEELEKEMQIKEETLQKLEIALKKAEESNYLKDAFLANINHEIRTPLSAIIGLTEVLKSRISNTNPEIEKFVDGIAQSSNRLFNLLNNIIDLSRVQANDIIPHIDSCNPNQLVRKVGDLFVFRINEKKLELSYILGEVPKMKCDKDLTFKVLVDILDNAVKYTEKGKIEISTSVISNGKEVMISVSDTGIGIDESYLPNVFETFRQESMGYNRLYQGAGLGLPLSQRMIKLMGGRLELSSKKNFGTTVNIILPASEVNIEKQTTPSFVQDNKDIPDAKILLVEDDDFNALYIKTIVESVAMVDWVKDGNEAISIIEKSKKPYDIVILDINLPNQWEGISLQKEIRKKFPEYNNVPFVAQTAYSFNTDKEKILNNGFVEYFTKPLNSEHFLNSIKFLLINNSKK